The following coding sequences lie in one Rutidosis leptorrhynchoides isolate AG116_Rl617_1_P2 chromosome 4, CSIRO_AGI_Rlap_v1, whole genome shotgun sequence genomic window:
- the LOC139842798 gene encoding uncharacterized protein: MEDSQVYFKDTFIKTVGDGGNTLFWKEHWIGDDKLCNLFPRLFRLDLQPDATIKDRRGDDDFESSAVWRWKREPNGRVRTELDTLLKILSTSSFNCRIKDKWNWSLATNAIFKVKTLSSIIDEQFLGSSDSAHGTIRNKLVPKKLEIFVWRALKGRLPVRVELDKRGIDLHSVRCPLCDDDLESVEHSLVSCKHASEVWDRIFRWWNMGNFNNSCLSNVLGESNNPIAGSNFGKSFWLAIRWIGAYFVWKNRNNMVFRGKCWNPPAALNEIQTVSFEWISNRTRRKKIDWHTWLSNPNVYLTQI; this comes from the coding sequence ATGGAAGACTCACAGGTTTATTTCAAAGACACATTCATAAAGACGGTGGGCGATGGCGGTAATACACTATTCTGGAAAGAGCATTGGATTGGAGACGATAAGCTATGTAATCTCTTCCCAAGATTATTTAGACTTGATCTCCAACCCGATGCAACAATCAAAGACCGAAGGGGTGATGATGATTTTGAAAGCTCGGCAGTCTGGAGATGGAAACGAGAGCCAAATGGAAGAGTTAGAACTGAGCTGGATACACTACTCAAGATTTTATCAACATCGTCTTTTAATTGCAGAATCAAAGACAAATGGAATTGGTCACTAGCAACGAATGCTATTTTCAAGGTCAAGACGTTATCTTCGATTATTGACGAGCAGTTCCTGGGTTCATCAGATTCAGCGCATGGTACTATACGAAATAAATTGGTACCAAAAAAACTTGAAATCTTCGTATGGAGAGCATTAAAAGGTAGACTACCGGTAAGAGTCGAGCTAGATAAACGGGGTATTGACCTTCACAGTGTTCGTTGCCCGCTATGCGATGACGACTTGGAATCAGTGGAACACTCATTAGTTTCGTGCAAACACGCGTCTGAGGTGTGGGACCGTATTTTTCGATGGTGGAATATGGGTAATTTTAATAACTCGTGTTTATCTAATGTTCTCGGTGAAAGCAACAATCCAATCGCAGGTTCGAACTTCGGGAAATCTTTCTGGTTAGCTATTAGATGGATTGGTGCGTATTTCGTTTGGAAAAATCGGAATAACATGGTGTTCCGAGGAAAGTGTTGGAACCCTCCGGCAGCGCTTAATGAAATACAAACCGTATCTTTCGAATGGATTTCAAATAGAACGAGAAGAAAGAAAATCGATTGGCATACTTGGTTATCTAATCCGAACGTGTACCTCACGCAAATATGA